From the Colletotrichum lupini chromosome 10, complete sequence genome, one window contains:
- a CDS encoding diphthine synthase: MLYLVGLGLSDETDITVKGLEVVKKASRVYLEAYTSILLVDKAVLEAYYGREIVVADREMVESNSDEILRDAQTEDVAFCVVGDPFGATTHTDLVLRARELSIPVATVPNASIMSGIGATGLQLYNFGQTVSMVFFTDTWKPASFYDRIKENRDIGLHTLVLLDIKVKEQSLEDMARGRRVYQPPRYMTVGQCAAQMLEIEEDKKDGVYTPDSLAIGAARVGGKTEKYVAGTLKELCETDEILGGPLHSMVLLGRRAHELERDYIREFAVNNETFDKSWAADYGKQ, from the exons ATGCTGTACCTCGTAGGACTAGGTCTCTCCGACGAGACCGATATCACAGTCAAGGGCCTCGAAGTCGTCAAGAAGGCCTCGCGAGTCTACCTTGAAGCCTACACGAGCATCCTTCTCGTCGACAAGGCCGTCTTG GAAGCCTACTACGGCCGCGAAATCGTAGTAGCAGACCGCGAAATGGTCGAATCCAACAGCGACGAGATCCTCCGCGACGCCCAGACCGAAGATGTAGCCTTCTGCGTCGTCGGCGATCCCTTTGGCGCGACAACGCACACCGACCTCGTCCTCCGCGCCCGCGAGCTCTCCATCCCCGTCGCCACCGTTCCCAACGCCTCCATCATGTCCGGCATCGGCGCCACCGGCTTGCAGCTCTACAACTTTGGCCAGACCGTCTCTATGGTCTTTTTCACCGACACCTGGAAGCCGGCCTCCTTTTACGACCGCATTAAGGAGAACCGCGATATCGGTCTGCACACGCTCGTCTTGCTCGACATCAAGGTCAAGGAGCAGAGCCTCGAGGATATGGCGAGGGGACGGAGGGTCTACCAGCCGCCGCGGTACATGACTGTCGGACAGTGCGCTGCGCAGATGCTCGAGATTGAAGAGGATAAGAAGGATGGCGTGTATACGCCTGATAGCCTGGCTATTGGAGCGGCGCGCGTGGGAGGCAAGACTGAAAAGTATGTTGCTGGCACGCTGAAGGAGTTGTGCGAAACGGATGAGATCCTGGGGGGCCCGCTTCACAGCATGGTTCTCCTCGGCAGAAGGGCACACGAGCTGGAGCGCGACTACATTCGCGAGTTTGCGGTGAACAATGAGACGTTTGACAAGAGCTGGGCTGCGGACTATGGGAAGCAATAA
- a CDS encoding pyridoxamine 5'-phosphate oxidase codes for MSFSNTSTGSKPADPYKAANQDNDVSVKDKVEAFVSFADKTKFAMMTTRDAKSGALVSRAMALAATENGGIDLLFHTNTESNKTDEIDSDPHINISFINSSGDWASVSGVSSVITDRSLVKKHYSPALKAWVGDLGDGTHDGSENDPRIGIIRVKTVSITYALSNATFIGKVAQLAEGVVTGSPAKVNKLREVSSQEVEQYRSASS; via the exons ATGTCTTTCTCAAACACTTCCACCGGCAGCAAGCCCGCCGATCCCTATAAGGCAGCCAACCAGGACAACGATGTCTCCGTCAAGGATAAGGTCGAGGCCTTTGTCAGCTTCGCCGACAAGACCAAGTTTGCCATGATGACCACCAGAGATGCAAAGTCTGGCGCTCTCGTCTCTCGCGCCATGGCTCTGGCCGCAACG GAAAACGGCGGAATTGATCTGCTGTTCCACACCAACACCGAGTCCAACAAGACGGATGAGATTGACAGCGATCCCCACATCAACATCTCCTTCATCAACAGCTCAGGTGACTGGGCCTCCGTCTCAGGTGTCTCTAGCGTCATTACCGACCGTTCGCTGGTAAAGAAGCACTACAGCCCTGCACTCAAGGCGTGGGTCGGTGACCTCGGTGACGGCACCCACGACGGCTCTGAGAACGATCCCCGCATCGGTATCATCCGCGTCAAGACCGTCAGCATCACCTATGCCCTCAGCAACGCTACCTTCATCGGCAAGGTCGCCCAGCTGGCCGAGGGTGTCGTGACCGGCAGCCCGGCAAAGGTCAATAAGTTGAGAGAAGTCTCCTCCCAGGAGGTCGAGCAGTACCGCTCAGCTTCCTCTTGA